A single genomic interval of Daucus carota subsp. sativus chromosome 1, DH1 v3.0, whole genome shotgun sequence harbors:
- the LOC108204916 gene encoding molybdopterin biosynthesis protein CNX1 translates to MISPEEALQTILNVAQRLPPISVPIHDALDKVLAEDIRAPDPLPPYRASIKDGYAVVASDGPGEYPVITESRAGNDGIGVTVSPGTVAYVTTGGPIPDGADAVVQVEDTEIIRSDSVGLSRVKILVKTSPGVDIRPVGCDIEKDTVVLKSGECLGAAEIGLLATVGVVLVKVYPTPVIAVLSTGDELVEPTTECLGRGQIRDSNRAMMLAAATQHHCKVLDLGIAPDDEEETKRILDRAFSSGIHILMTSGGVSMGDRDYIKPLLEKKGKVHFDKVCMKPGKPFTFAEIVAESGENTKVDKILAFGLPGNPVSCLVCFHLFVVPSIRYVAGWENPYPLRVLARIKHSIKTDAARPEFHRAIVRWETTDGLGNQGFVAESTGHQMSSRLLSMKSANALLEMPASGGLISAGTSVTAIIISDLSDLAGSSRSLPVSNQAPQPVVSQVNGNASQGSEFTVAVLTVSDTVSSGSGPDRSGPRAVSVVNSSSEKLGGAKVVATSVVPDDIPRIKDILQKWSDVDKIDLIITLGGTGFTARDVTPEATKDLIEKETPGLLYVMMQESLKVTPFAMLSRSAAGIRGSTLIINMPGNPNAVAECMEALLPALKHALKQIKGDKREKHPRHVPHAQAVPTDTWEQSLKSASTVDKEAGCSCSH, encoded by the exons ATGATATCACCAGAAGAAGCACTTCAAACAATACTAAATGTAGCTCAACGCTTACCGCCTATAAGTGTTCCCATTCATGATGCTCTTGACAAAGTCCTGGCTGAGGATATTCGGGCTCCTGACCCTCTTCCTCCTTACCGCGCTTCTATAAAG GATGGCTATGCAGTAGTTGCCTCTGATGGCCCTGGGGAGTATCCCGTAATTACTGAATCAAGGGCAGGAAATGATGGAATTGGTGTGACAGTGTCCCCTGGAACTGTAGCATATGTAACGACTGGAG GACCAATTCCAGATGGTGCCGATGCAGTTGTGCAGGTAGAGGACACTGAAATTATCAGGAGTGATTCAGTTGGGTTGAGCCGAGTAAAAATATTGGTGAAAACTAGTCCAGGAGTTGATATTCGCCCTGTG GGATGTGACATTGAGAAAGATACCGTAGTGTTGAAATCAGGTGAATGTTTAGGTGCTGCAGAAATTGGTCTACTCGCAACCGTTGGTGTGGTGTTGGTGAAG GTATATCCTACACCAGTAATTGCTGTGCTATCCACTGGTGATGAACTTGTAGAGCCAACTACAGAGTGTTTAGGTCGTGGCCAG ATAAGGGACTCCAACCGTGCTATGATGCTGGCTGCTGCGACACAGCATCACTGCAAAGTTTTGGACCTTGGTATAGCTcctgatgatgaagaagagacTAAGAGAATTTTAGATCGTGCTTTCTCTTCTGggattcatattttaatgacATCTGGAGGAGTTTCAATGGGGGACAGAGACTATATCAAGCCTTTGCTTGAAAAGAAGGGGAAAGTTCATTTTGACAAG GTTTGCATGAAACCAGGAAAGCCTTTCACATTTGCGGAGATTGTTGCAGAATCTGGGGAGAACACTAAAGTTGATAAAATTCTAGCATTTGGTTTGCCTGGAAATCCAGTGAGCTGTTTAGTCTGTTTCCACCTCTTTGTGGTCCCATCTATTCGCTATGTTGCTGGCTGGGAAAACCCTTATCCACTAAG AGTACTGGCTCGCATTAAGCACTCCATTAAGACAGATGCAGCCCGTCCTGAATTTCATCGTGCCATCGTCAGATGGGAGACTACCGATGGTTTAGGCAATCAAGG ATTTGTTGCTGAGAGCACCGGACATCAGATGAGTAGTCGACTTTTAAGTATGAAGTCAGCCAACGCCTTGTTGGAAATGCCGGCATCTGGGGGTTTAATATCTGCTGGAACCTCTGTGACAGCAATAATAATTTCTGATCTGAGTGACTTAGCAGGAAGTTCGAGGTCTTTACCAGTTTCAAATCAAGCTCCCCAACCTGTTGTATCGCAAGTGAATGGAAATGCATCTCAAGGTTCTGAATTTACAGTGGCAGTGCTAACAGTGAGTGATACTGTTTCATCAGGGTCTGGTCCTGACAGAAG TGGTCCAAGGGCGGTTTCTGTTGTAAACTCTTCCTCAGAAAAATTAGGAGGGGCAAAAGTTGTTGCAACATCTGTGGTTCCGGATGACATACCTAGGATCAAGGACATATTGCAAAAATGGAGTGATGTTGATAAAATTGATCTAATTATTACACTAG GTGGCACTGGTTTCACCGCAAGAGATGTTACCCCCGAAGCAACAAAAGATTTGATAGAGAAAGAGACTCCTGGGCTTCTTTATGTAATGATGCAAGAAAGTCTGAAG GTTACACCATTTGCAATGCTTTCACGCTCTGCAGCTGGAATACGAGGATCTACACTG ATAATCAACATGCCAGGAAATCCTAATGCGGTTGCTGAGTGCATGGAAGCTTTGTTGCCTGCCCTTAAGCATGCCTTGAAACAGATTAAAGGGGACAAGAGGGAGAAGCATCCTCGTCACGTCCCTCACGCACAAGCTGTACCAACAGACACATGGGAACAAAGTTTGAAGTCGGCTTCTACAGTTGACAAAGAGGCTGGTTGTTCATGTTCTCATTGA